In Arachis hypogaea cultivar Tifrunner chromosome 17, arahy.Tifrunner.gnm2.J5K5, whole genome shotgun sequence, a single window of DNA contains:
- the LOC112765966 gene encoding probable plastidic glucose transporter 2 codes for RREGEENAGQWPRGRSCRRSCLPSPLRSRRRRCLGSHRREPWLSAPPSELLLHSVAVCVLGKIRFKRYGCIESFLEKETSNPSWKLSLPHVLVGTLSSFLFGYHLGVVNEPLESISRDLGFRGNILAEGLVASMCLGGALIGSLFSGWIADAVGCRRAFRLCALPMIIGASMSAAINNLFGMLVGWLFVGTGLGLGPPAVALYVTEA; via the exons agaagagagggagaagagaacGCAGGCCAGTGGCCCAGGGGGAGGAGTTGCCGCCGTTCGTGCCTCCCGTCGCCGTTGCGGTCTCGCCGTCGCCGCTGTTTGGGTAGTCACCGGAGGGAGCCGTGGCTGTCCGCGCCGCCGTCGGAGCTGCTGCTCCATTCCGTCGCTGTCTGCGTGCTCGG CAAAATAAGGTTCAAAAGATATGGATGCATTGAATCCTTCTTGGAGAAAGAAACATCGAATCCTTCTTGGAAGCTCTCCTTACCGCATGTACTTGTGGGGACCCTTTCATCATTTCTATTTGGATACCATCTTGG AGTAGTTAATGAACCACTTGAAAGCATATCTAGGGATCTTGGCTTCCGGGGAAATATCTTGGCAGAAG GTCTGGTGGCGAGCATGTGTCTTGGTGGTGCGTTAATTGGAAGTCTATTCAGTGGCTGGATTGCTGATGCAGTTGGGTGTCGTAGGGCTTTCCGGTTGTGTGCTTTGCCAATGATAATTGGCGCTTCGATGAG tgCAGCAATAAACAACTTGTTTGGTATGCTTGTAGGATGGTTATTTGTTGGGACTGGCCTGGGTCTGGGCCCTCCTGCTGTTGCTCTGTATGTGACGGAGGCATGA
- the LOC112766757 gene encoding uncharacterized protein isoform X1, which translates to MSCFFNLGRKHAMSLTLENGDFYYNYEQGSSDTTLGESGFSDLPSFLPYRVTVRQFSENNDHDKLRRWFERQLECTIYDKNIFLRMNFLDSSQKRIISDCYELNLASWLKTKSILKDNWDASSWWKTIKEDFMLIFKPIFEGLKKLHLQRQYHGNLTLTYGIKVKKCDTQVCGILTDMVEQDGRADLDRMLSTDVQMLQLIIEQVVKFPNQQYCIPAEVDELCFRQLELHTRQYALRIEWALDPVLFWNVNRRINFLEALQWLFYPHGQTPNDEIILCSQFRKWDYNHNDACLTEVYKKSIRSKAKIFDDDYSVLTFYRNCIQHGNFNKWKEANSPEELHETFMRYYNLLLPSIETMNAILALENPSGRMKVLVWSLAYQIDLVT; encoded by the exons atGTCATGTTTTTTTAACTTAGGTAGAAAGCACGCCATGTCTTTAACACTTGAAAATGGTGACTTTTATTACAATTACGAGCAAGGGTCTAGTGATACCACATTAGGAGAAAGTGGATTTTCAGATCTGCCTTCCTTTCTTCCATACCGGGTGACGGTCCGTCAATTTTCTGAAAACAATGACCATGATAAATTAAGGCGTTGGTTTGAAAGACAACTAGAATGTACTATTTACGACAAGAATATTTTCTTGAGAATGAATTTCCTAGATTCCTCACAAAAAAGGATCATTTCAGATTGCTACGAATTGAATTTAGCTTCTTGGCTAAAGACCAAATCAATTCTGAAGGATAATTGGGATGCAAGTAGTTGGTGGAAAACAATCAAAGAAGATTTCATGTTGATCTTTAAACCTATTTTTGAAGGTTTAAAGAAATTGCATCTCCAGAGACAATATCATGGGAATTTAACTTTGACATATGGCATCAAAGTTAAAAAGTGCGATACACAAGTATGTGGTATTCTCACCGATATGGTGGAGCAAGATGGACGTGCTGATTTGGATAGGATGCTATCTACTGATGTCCAAATGTTGCAGCTCATCATAGAGCAAGTTGTGAAATTCCCAAACCAACAATATTGTATACCTGCAGAGGTTGACGAGTTATGCTTCCGTCAACTCGAGCTCCATACGag GCAATACGCCCTAAGAATCGAATGGGCTCTGGATCCGGTTCTCTTCTGGAATGTAAACAGAAGAATAAACTTTTTGGAAGCACTCCAATGGCTGTTTTATCCTCACGGACAAACACCGAATGACGAGATTATACTTTGTTCTCAATTTCGGAAATGGGATTATAATCATAACGATGCATGTTTAACTGAAGTCTACAAGAAGAGCATACGCAGCAAAGCTAAGATTTTTGACGACGACTATAGTGTACTCACATTCTATCGGAACTGCATCCAGCATGGAAACTTTAATAAATGGAAAGag GCGAATTCTCCTGAAGAACTTCACGAGACATTTATGAGATATTATAATCTTTTACTTCCAAGTATAGAGACCATGAATGCTATTTTAGCGCTTGAAAATCCCTCTGGAAG gATGAAAGTCTTAGTGTGGTCATTAGCATATCAAATCGACTTAGTCACATAG
- the LOC112766757 gene encoding uncharacterized protein isoform X2 yields MSLTLENGDFYYNYEQGSSDTTLGESGFSDLPSFLPYRVTVRQFSENNDHDKLRRWFERQLECTIYDKNIFLRMNFLDSSQKRIISDCYELNLASWLKTKSILKDNWDASSWWKTIKEDFMLIFKPIFEGLKKLHLQRQYHGNLTLTYGIKVKKCDTQVCGILTDMVEQDGRADLDRMLSTDVQMLQLIIEQVVKFPNQQYCIPAEVDELCFRQLELHTRQYALRIEWALDPVLFWNVNRRINFLEALQWLFYPHGQTPNDEIILCSQFRKWDYNHNDACLTEVYKKSIRSKAKIFDDDYSVLTFYRNCIQHGNFNKWKEANSPEELHETFMRYYNLLLPSIETMNAILALENPSGRMKVLVWSLAYQIDLVT; encoded by the exons ATGTCTTTAACACTTGAAAATGGTGACTTTTATTACAATTACGAGCAAGGGTCTAGTGATACCACATTAGGAGAAAGTGGATTTTCAGATCTGCCTTCCTTTCTTCCATACCGGGTGACGGTCCGTCAATTTTCTGAAAACAATGACCATGATAAATTAAGGCGTTGGTTTGAAAGACAACTAGAATGTACTATTTACGACAAGAATATTTTCTTGAGAATGAATTTCCTAGATTCCTCACAAAAAAGGATCATTTCAGATTGCTACGAATTGAATTTAGCTTCTTGGCTAAAGACCAAATCAATTCTGAAGGATAATTGGGATGCAAGTAGTTGGTGGAAAACAATCAAAGAAGATTTCATGTTGATCTTTAAACCTATTTTTGAAGGTTTAAAGAAATTGCATCTCCAGAGACAATATCATGGGAATTTAACTTTGACATATGGCATCAAAGTTAAAAAGTGCGATACACAAGTATGTGGTATTCTCACCGATATGGTGGAGCAAGATGGACGTGCTGATTTGGATAGGATGCTATCTACTGATGTCCAAATGTTGCAGCTCATCATAGAGCAAGTTGTGAAATTCCCAAACCAACAATATTGTATACCTGCAGAGGTTGACGAGTTATGCTTCCGTCAACTCGAGCTCCATACGag GCAATACGCCCTAAGAATCGAATGGGCTCTGGATCCGGTTCTCTTCTGGAATGTAAACAGAAGAATAAACTTTTTGGAAGCACTCCAATGGCTGTTTTATCCTCACGGACAAACACCGAATGACGAGATTATACTTTGTTCTCAATTTCGGAAATGGGATTATAATCATAACGATGCATGTTTAACTGAAGTCTACAAGAAGAGCATACGCAGCAAAGCTAAGATTTTTGACGACGACTATAGTGTACTCACATTCTATCGGAACTGCATCCAGCATGGAAACTTTAATAAATGGAAAGag GCGAATTCTCCTGAAGAACTTCACGAGACATTTATGAGATATTATAATCTTTTACTTCCAAGTATAGAGACCATGAATGCTATTTTAGCGCTTGAAAATCCCTCTGGAAG gATGAAAGTCTTAGTGTGGTCATTAGCATATCAAATCGACTTAGTCACATAG
- the LOC112766757 gene encoding uncharacterized protein isoform X3 — translation MLIFKPIFEGLKKLHLQRQYHGNLTLTYGIKVKKCDTQVCGILTDMVEQDGRADLDRMLSTDVQMLQLIIEQVVKFPNQQYCIPAEVDELCFRQLELHTRQYALRIEWALDPVLFWNVNRRINFLEALQWLFYPHGQTPNDEIILCSQFRKWDYNHNDACLTEVYKKSIRSKAKIFDDDYSVLTFYRNCIQHGNFNKWKEANSPEELHETFMRYYNLLLPSIETMNAILALENPSGRMKVLVWSLAYQIDLVT, via the exons ATGTTGATCTTTAAACCTATTTTTGAAGGTTTAAAGAAATTGCATCTCCAGAGACAATATCATGGGAATTTAACTTTGACATATGGCATCAAAGTTAAAAAGTGCGATACACAAGTATGTGGTATTCTCACCGATATGGTGGAGCAAGATGGACGTGCTGATTTGGATAGGATGCTATCTACTGATGTCCAAATGTTGCAGCTCATCATAGAGCAAGTTGTGAAATTCCCAAACCAACAATATTGTATACCTGCAGAGGTTGACGAGTTATGCTTCCGTCAACTCGAGCTCCATACGag GCAATACGCCCTAAGAATCGAATGGGCTCTGGATCCGGTTCTCTTCTGGAATGTAAACAGAAGAATAAACTTTTTGGAAGCACTCCAATGGCTGTTTTATCCTCACGGACAAACACCGAATGACGAGATTATACTTTGTTCTCAATTTCGGAAATGGGATTATAATCATAACGATGCATGTTTAACTGAAGTCTACAAGAAGAGCATACGCAGCAAAGCTAAGATTTTTGACGACGACTATAGTGTACTCACATTCTATCGGAACTGCATCCAGCATGGAAACTTTAATAAATGGAAAGag GCGAATTCTCCTGAAGAACTTCACGAGACATTTATGAGATATTATAATCTTTTACTTCCAAGTATAGAGACCATGAATGCTATTTTAGCGCTTGAAAATCCCTCTGGAAG gATGAAAGTCTTAGTGTGGTCATTAGCATATCAAATCGACTTAGTCACATAG